The DNA sequence CGTCCAGCAGGTAAACGCTGACGAAGGCCAGCACGTAGGACGGCACCGCCATCGGCAGCACCAGCAGCCACGAGAACACCCGCCGTCCGGGGAACCGGTACGCCGCCACGAGCCACGCCAGGCCACCGCCCAGCACCAGCGTGCCGGCGACGACGCCGAACATGAGCACGATCGTCGCGCCGACCATGCGCGCCAGCCCCGTCTGCCAGAGGAAGCGCCAGACCTCCCGGTCCGGGGTGAGGACGCTGGAGGCCACGACGGCGACCGGCACTACCACGAACGCCGCAATCAGCGCCGTCGCGATCCGCCACGAGCGGCGCCTGCCCCGTGGGGCTTCCCGGGCACGCGCCGGCGCGCCCGCCGGTCGTGGCGTGGGCGTCGTGATCGGCCGTGCGCTCACTGGTACCCGGCCTCGGCCATCAGCTCCACCGCCTCGGCGTTCAGGCCACCGAACTCCGCCGCGGTCAGGGGGTCGGTCCTGAAGTCGCCGAAGCCGGCGACCACGGCGTCCGGCGCGACGTCAGGCTTCACGGGGTACTCGTGGTTGCCGGCGACGAAGGCCTCCTGCCCGTCGGTGGCGAGCCACTCGATCAGCTGCGCGCCCAGCTCCGGATCGTCGGCCTCTGCCGTCACCCCCGCACCGGACACGTTGACGTGCACGCCCTGCGTGTCCTGGTTCGCCCAGAACAGCTCGACCGGGAACTCGGTGTCGTCCTGGAGCTCGCGTGCCAGGTAGTAGTGGTTGGTGATCCCGGCGTCGCACGCGTCCGCGGCGATGTTCTCGAGGATCGCGACGTCGTTGTTGAGGATCCTGGCGTTGTCGGCCCAGCCGCGCACGATCTCGAGCGCACGGTCAGGTCCGTGGTTGGCGATCAGGCTCGCGACCAGCGACTGGGTGTAGACGTTGGTCGACCGCCGCAGGCAGAGGCGTCCCTTCCACCCCGGCCCAGCGAGCGCCTCGTACGTCGACAGCTCAGACCGGTCCACGTCGTCGGAGTCGTAGACGATGGTCCGTGCCCGCATCGACAGGCCGTACCACAGCCCGTCGGGATCGCGCAGCTCCTCGGGGACGGCGGTGTCGAGCGTCGCTGACTCCAGCGGCTGGAAGATGCCCTCGTCGGCGGCGAGCGCCAGGTTGCCCGCGTCGACGGTCATGTACACGTCGGCCAGGGTGTCCTCACCCTCGGCCTTGATCCGCTCGCGCAGCTCGGCGTCGCTGCCGTAGAGGAACTCCACGCTGATCCCGGTCTCGTCGGCGAACTGCCCGAACGCCGTCTCGAGGTCGTAGTGCCGACCGGAGTAGACCCTGACGACGTCGTCGTCGGCCTGCGCGCCGGAACAGCCGAGCGTCACGATCGCGAGAGCGATCGCGAGCAGACCGATCCGGGTGGGGCGCATGGGTGGCGATCTTCGTTGCAGGGTCCGGGTGCGCCAGCGCGTAAGCGTTGGCGAAGTTTGGCTAACCTACCCTGACCTGTGGCACTACTCAACGCGCCATTGGTGCGACGTCGATCCCGCCGTTTCCCTCCGGGGTGGGCTCGAGGCAGAGTCGCAGCGGTACGGCCGATCCGGAGTCAGTCGACGGTCGTTCGCAGGGCGAAGGCCGGTCCGACCAGCACATGACCGGCAACGCAGCGGGTGCGGACGTACGGCTCCACCCCACCCTGACCCGGCAGGTGGAACGTCCCCGTGATCTCGCACACCTGACCGCATGCGATGCAGCAGTCCAGATCGAGCTCACGCATGAGCGGACTGGACCGCGTGGTTCGCCGAGCGGCCATCGCCCCTCCCCGATGCACAGGCTTAGGAGAGCCTAACCTAGCTCGCGCCGACCGCCCACGCCAGCCCGATCTCGTTCTCGCCCCGGCCCGTTCGGCCTCGGCCAACAGCTGGTCGACCAGATCGGCGCTGTCGCACTGAGCGCGGGACCCGGACACCCTGGTTCAGGAGCAGGTACGGCACCTCACGGCAGCGACACGGAGCGGTCCGGCGCCGGCGACGACGATCGGAACGCCAATGCGGTCCGATCTTCCGGGTCGGTCCGACCCCTACCAGGGATGCCGCAGGCGGAGACGGGGCTGGCGGCAGGCGGCGTGGCTACCCGTCCGCCTCGTACTTGAACGAGATTGCGAGGCGCGTACGGAACTGCTTGACCTGGCCGTCCTCGGTCGTCAGGTCCTGCCTGACGACCTCGGCGACGCGCAGGTCGCGCAAGGTGCTGGCCGCCGTCTGCACGGCGTTGCGCGCAGCTGCCTCCCACGACTCGGTGCTGACGCCGACGACCTCGGTCACCCGGTAGACGCTGTCTGACATGCCCTCCCCTTTCGTGCGATCTCAGGTAGTGCGACGCTACCGCCGACGACGGACGTGGTAAAGGGGACGCCGGCACATGACCCGTAAGGCGCTGGCTACGATGGCCGACGGCCGCACACTCGGTGTGACGGTCCGGGCATCGGGCAACTGGAGGAGGACAGACGACGCTGCCGGTCCGGCCGGGGCCGCAGCACAGGACCGCGACGACGGAAACGGACTGACAGATGCGGATCGCGTTGTTCGTGACGTGCCTGGCCGACGCGATGTTCCCCGACGTCGCCAAGGCGACGGTGCGGTTGCTCGACCGGCTGGGCCACGAGGTGGTCTTCCCTGTGGCCCAGACGTGCTGTGGTCAGATGCATGTCAACACGGGCTACCAGCGCGAGGCGCTGCCGCTGGTGCGCCGCTATGTCGAGGTGTTCGACCCGTTCGAAGTGATCGTGGCCCCGTCGGGGTCGTGTGTCGGGTCGATCCGCCATCAGCACGCGATGGTGGCCCGCAACTTCGGCGACGAGGCGCTCGCCAAGCAGGCAGAGCGGGTGGCCGGGCGCAGCTGGGAGCTGTCACAGCTGCTGGTCGACGTGCTGGGTGTCACCGACGTCGGCGCCCACTTCCCGCACCGGGTGACCTACCACCCGACCTGTCACTCGCTGCGGATGCTGCGGGTCGGCGACCGCCCGTTGCGGCTGCTGCGCGCGGTCGACGGGATCGACCTGGTCGAGCTGCCCGCCGCAGATGAGTGCTGCGGGTTCGGCGGGACGTTCGCGGTCAAGAACGCCGACACGTCGACGGCCATGCTGGCCGACAAGATGCGCAATGTGATGGCGACCGGCGCAGAGTACTGCAGCGCCGGCGACAGTTCCTGTCTGATGCACATCGGTGGCGGCCTGTCGCGGCTGCGGACGGGCGTGCGCACGGTCCACCTCGCGCAGATCCTGGCCGGGACGGCGGCGCGGCCGTGGCAGGTGGCGGCGTGAACGACGGCGGGCCGTTCCACCTCGGCGAGGACCCGGCCACCCCGCACGCGCCGCGTGGTGTCGGCCATCTCCGCGGCGCCGACGCGTTCCCGACCGCCGCGCGGGCGGCGCTGGGCGACAGCCAGCTGCGCCGCAACATCGGCAAGGCCACCGGCACGATCCGCGCCAAGCGCGCCGAGGTCGTCGGGGAGGTCGCCGACTGGGAGGCGCTGCGCGAGGCCGGACGCGCGTTGAAGGCCGCCACGATGGCGCGGCTGCCCGGCCTGCTGCTGCAGCTCGAACAGCAGGTCACCGCGCACGGCGGCGTCGTGCACTGGGCCCGCGACGCGACCGAGGCCAACGCGATCGTGGTCGACCTGGTGCGGGCAACGGGTAGCGACGAGGTCGTCAAGGTCAAGTCGATGGCCACGCAGGAGATCGGGCTCAACGAGGCGCTGGCCGACGCCGGGATCGCCGCGATCGAGACCGACCTGGCCGAGCTGATCGTCCAGCTCGGCGACGACGCCCCCAGCCACATCCTCGTGCCGGCCATCCACCGCAACCGCGCCGAGATCCGCGAGATCTTCCTGCGCCGGATGCCCGATGTCGACCCCGACCTGACCGACGAGCCGCGCCTGCTGGCCATGGCGGCCCGCGCGCACCTGCGCCGCAAGTTCCTGACCGCCCGCGTGGGCGTGTCCGGCGCGAACTTCGCGGTGGCCGAGACCGGCACCCTGTCGGTGGTCGAGTCCGAGGGCAACGGGCGGATGTGCCTGACGCTGCCCGGCACGCTGATCACGGTGATGGGCATCGAGAAGCTCGTGCCCACCTGGCAGGACCTCGAGGTGTTCCTGCAGCTGCTGCCGCGGTCGTCGACCGGCGAGCGGATGAACCCCTACACGTCGATGTGGACCGGCGTGCATCCCGGCGACGGCCCGACCGACGTGCATCTGGTGCTGCTCGACAACGGCCGCACCGCCACGCTGGCCGACGAGGTCGGCCGTCAGGCGCTGCACTGCATCCGCTGCTCGGCGTGCCTGAACGTGTGCCCGGTCTATGAGCGGACCGGCGGGCACGCGTACGGGTCGGTCTATCCTGGGCCGATCGGCGCGATCCTGTCGCCACAACTGACCGGTGTCGAGGACAACGCGTCGCTGCCGTTCGCCTCGTCGCTGTGCGGCGCCTGCTACGACGTCTGCCCGGTCAAGATCAACATCCCCGAGGTGCTCGTCCACCTGCGCGCGCGCCACGTCGAGGAGCGCCGCGCCAACCGGACGCTGCCGAACGCCGAGGAGGTGGCGATGGCCGCGGCGGGCTGGGTCATGGCCGACCCCGGCCGGTACGCCGCGGCCCAGCGGGCTGCACGTGCGGGGCGGATCCTGGCGGCGGGCCGCGACCGCATCCGCGCACTCCCACCGCCATTGTCGGCGTGGACCGCCGCTCGCGATGCCCCCAAGCCGCCGGCCGAGACCTTCCGCGACTGGTGGACGCGCACGCGCGGCGACCGTGGGGACCGCCGATGAGCGCCCGCGACGAGGTCCTCGCCCGCATCCGGGCGGCGCTCGGCGACACAGCCGACGACCACGTGGACGTGCCGCGCGACTACGACCGGCACGGCCGCGCGGTCGGTGACATCGATCTGCTCGACCTGCTCGACGAGCGGCTGACCGACTATCAGGCACACGTGCGGCGTACACCGCCTGACGGCGTAGCCGACGCCGTCGCACACGCCATCGCCGACGGCCTGACACAAGCTCCCGAAGCGATCGGGTCACCTCCGCGGATCGTCGTCCCGCCAGGGCTACGGCGGGACTGGCTGTCCGTCGTCGACGGCGACATCGTCGCCGACGACGGCCTGACAGTCGACGACCTCGACGGCTGCCGCGGCGTGATCACCACCGCGGCCGTCGCGATCGCCGAGACCGGCACGATCGTGCTCGACAGCTCACCCGACCAGGGCCGGCGGGCCATCACGCTCGTGCCGGACCTGCACGTCTGCGTGGTCCACGCCGACCAGATCGTCGCAAGCGTCCCCGAGGGAGTCGCGCGCCTCGACCCGACCCGCCCGCAGACCTGGATCAGCGGACCATCAGCAACCAGCGACATCGAACTCAGCCGCGTCGAAGGCGTCCACGGTCCGCGCACGCTCGAGATCGTCCTCGTCCGTCCGTGACCCGGCGCAGGACGTTGGTCCTGCGGGAAGCGCATCGAGAGCCCTGGCGCGCCACCGCTTGTCGTAGGAGTGTGATGGCGACGG is a window from the Euzebyales bacterium genome containing:
- a CDS encoding LutB/LldF family L-lactate oxidation iron-sulfur protein, producing the protein MNDGGPFHLGEDPATPHAPRGVGHLRGADAFPTAARAALGDSQLRRNIGKATGTIRAKRAEVVGEVADWEALREAGRALKAATMARLPGLLLQLEQQVTAHGGVVHWARDATEANAIVVDLVRATGSDEVVKVKSMATQEIGLNEALADAGIAAIETDLAELIVQLGDDAPSHILVPAIHRNRAEIREIFLRRMPDVDPDLTDEPRLLAMAARAHLRRKFLTARVGVSGANFAVAETGTLSVVESEGNGRMCLTLPGTLITVMGIEKLVPTWQDLEVFLQLLPRSSTGERMNPYTSMWTGVHPGDGPTDVHLVLLDNGRTATLADEVGRQALHCIRCSACLNVCPVYERTGGHAYGSVYPGPIGAILSPQLTGVEDNASLPFASSLCGACYDVCPVKINIPEVLVHLRARHVEERRANRTLPNAEEVAMAAAGWVMADPGRYAAAQRAARAGRILAAGRDRIRALPPPLSAWTAARDAPKPPAETFRDWWTRTRGDRGDRR
- a CDS encoding extracellular solute-binding protein, which codes for MRPTRIGLLAIALAIVTLGCSGAQADDDVVRVYSGRHYDLETAFGQFADETGISVEFLYGSDAELRERIKAEGEDTLADVYMTVDAGNLALAADEGIFQPLESATLDTAVPEELRDPDGLWYGLSMRARTIVYDSDDVDRSELSTYEALAGPGWKGRLCLRRSTNVYTQSLVASLIANHGPDRALEIVRGWADNARILNNDVAILENIAADACDAGITNHYYLARELQDDTEFPVELFWANQDTQGVHVNVSGAGVTAEADDPELGAQLIEWLATDGQEAFVAGNHEYPVKPDVAPDAVVAGFGDFRTDPLTAAEFGGLNAEAVELMAEAGYQ
- a CDS encoding (Fe-S)-binding protein is translated as MRIALFVTCLADAMFPDVAKATVRLLDRLGHEVVFPVAQTCCGQMHVNTGYQREALPLVRRYVEVFDPFEVIVAPSGSCVGSIRHQHAMVARNFGDEALAKQAERVAGRSWELSQLLVDVLGVTDVGAHFPHRVTYHPTCHSLRMLRVGDRPLRLLRAVDGIDLVELPAADECCGFGGTFAVKNADTSTAMLADKMRNVMATGAEYCSAGDSSCLMHIGGGLSRLRTGVRTVHLAQILAGTAARPWQVAA
- a CDS encoding LUD domain-containing protein; translation: MSARDEVLARIRAALGDTADDHVDVPRDYDRHGRAVGDIDLLDLLDERLTDYQAHVRRTPPDGVADAVAHAIADGLTQAPEAIGSPPRIVVPPGLRRDWLSVVDGDIVADDGLTVDDLDGCRGVITTAAVAIAETGTIVLDSSPDQGRRAITLVPDLHVCVVHADQIVASVPEGVARLDPTRPQTWISGPSATSDIELSRVEGVHGPRTLEIVLVRP
- a CDS encoding dodecin family protein; its protein translation is MSDSVYRVTEVVGVSTESWEAAARNAVQTAASTLRDLRVAEVVRQDLTTEDGQVKQFRTRLAISFKYEADG